GCTTTTTGCATATCGCTTGCTCTGGACATGTGACATATATATACAACTTATTGTGACACAAGTCAAGCGTTTTGTTTTCTTCTCGTGAACTTCACTTTCCGGGAAAACTCGAAGTTATCTTTTGCGTTCAGGGGGTAATCACTCCACCCTGCGGAGTCCCGCGCTCGCTCGGAAAGAGCCGCCCGCGTCCATAGCTTCCGGCCTGGAGCATGGCCTGAATCAGGCGCAGCACTCGACCATCCGCTATCCGTCGGGCCACCAGCGTCAGCAGTTTCTCGTGATTCACCGACCCGAAGAAGTCCTTCAGGTCGGCATCCACGATCCACTCCCTCCCGCTTTGTATCTCCTTCCACACTTTGCGCAGGGCATCCTTGGTCGATCGCCCTCGCCGATATCCGAAGTTGGCTTCATCGAACACCGGCTCGAAGACGGGCTCCAACCGGTTGAGGAGCGCTTGCTGGCAGACCCGATCATAGATCGTCGGAATGCCCAACGTGCGAAACGCTCCCACCTTGCCCGCCTTCGGAATCTGTACCTGCCGCACCGGTTGGGGCTGATAGGTGTCCTCTCTCAGCTCCGTCTGCAATCGATCCAACTGCGGGTCGAGTTGCGTCTCGAAGCCTTTGAGATTCTGCCCATCCACCCCTCCACTGCCCCGATTGGCTTTGACTTGCTCCCAGGCCATCTCCAGGTTCTTCCGCTGGTACACCTTGTCGATCAATGAGTGGACCTTCTTTGCTCCGGTCGGGTTGATCCAGTCCACCAGTCTCCTCGAACGGGGATGTACGGGTTTTTCCCTCATGGAACTGATCCTCCTCCTCGCCCTTACTCGCTGGCTTTCTTTCCTTCCCGACCCACTTCGCCGGCTGCCTTCCCCGACCCACTGCCGTCGTCCTCCGTGGAGGATCACGCGGTTTTAGCCGCGCTTCCGGTACTACACAGCCGTCCGTCTACTGACAGAGCGTCGCTCGCCCCTTCGCTTTCGCTTATAGGTTCGCTGACTCCGGTGCCACCCGGAGACCCTGCCAGTCCTCCTGAGGTCACACGCTGTTCTTCCGTACCGTGCCGTCCGCAAACACCGTGGTGCGGTGGGGTGAATGAGAACGCCTTCGCCTTCTTTGGGCAGGCTCGACCTGTCCCCACCTTTGGCCGACCGGTTCATCGTCGGGGTCGCCCCCATTGATTACGGCCCGGTACTTCTCCTCATGCCCTTCGGATTCCACCTCACGGTGGACACCCTGCCCTCCGGAGTACTACGGGGATTGGCTTCAGGTCCGCCTTGGCGGTGTCCAGCTTTCGCCTTCGTGCCCGTTTAGGCTTCTCCATACCTTCTTCCCCTTTCCGGCCAGCGAGGCATTACTCCCGCTTTTGGATATGGCGCCCCTCATCTGAGCGCCAGAGGGACTTTAACCCTCCTGAACAACGCGCTGCTCAGCACACCCAAAGTCCCGATCTGACCCTCACATCCTGCGTCATCCGTGAAATCTGTGGATGAAACAAATGTCAAATGCCTGTGCCTGATCCGACTGTCTTGGAATTCCGTTGTTCGACTTTGAACTCCTGGCCGCCGGGGCGGCTTGAACTGCCTTTCCCTAATACCCATCACCTATGACCTAAAATCTCCGCGCCCTCCGCGCCCCTGCGGTATGTCATGAATTGTCGAATGTCAGTCTCTGACCCAAAGGCTCCACGGTTTGCAGCAAGAGATAAGAGTGCGTCTCCAAGAGGACGAAGGCGTGCCGCAGCCCTGGGAACCGCGCCATCATCTCGGCCACTTTTCTGAGAAACTCCGATCGATCTTGGTCCTCCCAGAACATCGCGCGACCTTCGTTTCCTCTTGCGGTGATGTGGTACCAACACCCCGCCCCCTCCATCCGTAACGGTCTGACCATGGGAATTCCATCGGGGGGGGCTTAGGGATTAACCGATCTGCGGCGGGGGGAACAGGAGATAGTGTACATCACTTTCTGGAAAGGAAAACGCTTTTGTCGGGAATGCCTGGAGGGAAAATGGCAACAACCATACGCCCAATGCGGTCCAGTCTAAATTTTCAATTTTGCCACCTCTGGAGGAGAACAATTGAAAATTTAGACCTAAATGGCTCCGGCTCACGCCGGGGCTATTTAGACACGCGACGGCGTCTTGATGTAGGCTGGATTTGAACGATCCCCCCACTTACGTGGGAGGGATTTCAGCCTTGGGTGAATTAGCTTGGGGAGCCCGGCTGCAGTTTGAAAGAGCGAAATTAGTTCGGGTCCGGCGACGAATTTCTTTACCTCCCTGGATACGCACTGCAGAAAAGTAGACCTTGACAATATGCACATACGTACATACAGTTGGGACATGACGTTCGAGTGGGATCCGGACAAGGCCTATGGAAACCTCAAAAAACATGGAATTTCGTTCGCAGACGCCGTTGAAGTTCTTTCAGATTCAAACGCTATGACGATCGAAGATCTATCCACAGAAGAGCAACGACATATCACGCTGGGGCTTGACGCAATCGGCAGAATCCTCATCGTTGTGTACACAGGGCGTGGCGATCGAGTAAGAATCATCTCGGCAAGAAAAGGAACCGCACGGGAGCGTGCGCAGTACGAGGAGAGAAAATGAAAAAGGAATATGACTTCAGGAAGGGCAAGAGGGGCGCCGTCATCCGGACTCCACCCGGAAAGACACGAATCACCATTCGAATCGACAACGAAGTAATTGGATGGTTCAGAGAAACCGTGGATAAGCAGGGGGGTGGCAGTTACCAAACCATGATCAACAAGGCGCTCCACGACTACATCGAAAAGTGTGGGGAACCAATCGAAGAAACACTCCGCCGAGTAATTCGTGAAGAGATGCGTCACTCCGCATAGGTCATCCTACGAAGCAATACAGCCGCCAGGCTTCATCGGCGGCTAAAGAAATGTCCGGCTTAGGCAAGAAAGATGATTTTACTTGCAAATTCTTAGGGACTGTCCCTAGGGACAGTCCCTTTTCTACGACAAGCTTGGGTTTTTGGCTCCTTGACTTTGAATTGTGGACCCTTGGCCGCCGTGGCGGGTTGAACCTGGAACTTTGAACTGGTTCTTATTCTGCATCATCCGCGAAATCTGTGGATGAATCCATTGTCGAATGCCTGCGCCTGATCCGACTGTCTTTGATTTCCGTTGTTCGACTTTGAACTTTGAACATGGAACTTTGAAGTGCTTTTCCCTATCCCCTTCACCTAAACCCTCCGCGGCTCTTCGTCTCCGCGGTGATTACTGATCTCGAAAAGGGCCGTTTGAGCCTCAAAAGCACCCTGTTTGGGAAGTTATCCGCTTCGTTGAGAATACTTCGCTTGGTCCGACCCCGACATTCATTCCATCGGGGTGAAATGAGAATGTGGAGCCAAACCTCAACATGTTCTTCCCTTTCGGAGTGCGGGAGTCCACTCCCGCTTTCATAGCGCCTGCCCATCGTGGCTTAACGGTTTGGTCCTTTTTCCGACGCCAATTCGAATCTATAATGTTGCATGAACCAGCGGGCCCTTCAGATGGTCCAATGGTAAGGGCATCACGGAATCTGTCCAGTGTTCGGGTTGATGAATTCCTAAGACGCGAGATCATCTTGCATGGGGATCAACAACAAAATCTTCAAGTATCTTGTTTACTATCCGATCATGGGCGCGAGACGGGAATTCGTTCCCAGCCGATTATCGCGCTTCAAAGCCAGCCAATGGTACGATCGCGAACAGCTCCGGTCCCTCCAAGAAGGAAAATTGGAAGAGCTCCTGTCGTATGTTCGGACCAACGTTCCCTATTACCGTGAGCTCTTTGACCAGGCCGGAACCCTTTCGAAATCGTCCTTGGAATTTCAAACACTCCCTCTCCTAACGAAAGAAATCCTTTGGTCGAGGGGCCATTTGCTCAAGAGCGCGGAGCACTTCCACGGCCGGGTCATAAGGTCAACGAGCGGATCAACGGGAATTCCTGTCACGGTCTGGAAAACTCACGAAGCCCGGGCACATGAGCTGGCAGCTCTTTGGCGGGGTTACTCCTGGGCGGGGATCGATATTGGGGATCGACAAGGACGATTTTGGACGGTTCCCTATTCACCCAAGGAGAGAATCAGAACGCGCTTGATAGATTTCGCGTTGCACCAATTGCGCTGCTCTGCATCCGCATTCGATGAAGAGACGATGATTTCGTATACCAGTCGCCTCGAAAGATTCCATCCCAAGTATCTGGTCGGATTCGTTTCCATGCTGGTGGAATACGCCGAGTTCCTCAAGAGGAGGAGGCGCAAGCTGTCCTTTCCACTCCACTGTGTTGTGACCTCGGCCGAGGTCTTGACCGGTTATCACCGTGGCTTGCTCGAGGAAGTATTCGCCTGCCCCGTTTTCGATTTGTACGGCTGTGGCGAGGTCGGGCCGATCGCGCAGGAATGCGAGAAAGGCTCATTTCACATTAATAGTGAAAACCTTCTTGTCGAAATTCTGGATAGGGGTCGTTCGTGCCAAGCTGGAGAATTTGGAGAAGTGGTCGTTACCGAGCTAAACAATAAGATGATGCCGTTGATCCGTTATCAGGTGGGAGACTTTGCGGCATTGAGTCCCAGCGTCTGCGCCTGCGGAAGGGCTCTGCCCATCATCAGCAGGATCGCCGGCCGTGCCTACGATATGATTTACAACCGTCAGGGGAAGATGTTTCATGGGGATTTCTTTGCGTCCATTTTCAAAGAGGTGAAGAGCAACAACCTCGGTGTAAGAGCTTTTCAAATAGTGCAGACTGACGCCTCTCGTCTGCGGGTCAAGATTGAACCGGAAGAAGGATACGGGGAGCCGGCGGAGAGCCTCATCAGAGAACGCATTCGAACTCTGTTTGATTCACACACCACAGTCGCCTTTGAAACGGTGAAGGAGATCGAGCGAGAGGCCTCCGGAAAATTGAGGCTGGTAGTGGGAATGGATCGAGGGCCGCGCTCACCGTGAAGCCGCACGAGCCCAGGACCTTGAATTCAACCCCGCTGGAAAGGGAACTGCCCTGAAGACACCCGTCGTCGTCATAGGGGGGTCCGCAATTCCCAATCGCATCCGACAATCCATCCGCGGTTTGGACAGTCGTGGACTGGCTGTCCAGGGTGGCGCGGAAGGACGGTCAATTGCGGAATATGTTCATCACCTTGTGGAAGACAACTTCATCGCGTCCCAGGTTGTGCTACTCGCCCTGAGCCGACCGCGCAGTACTTACGATTGGTCCTGAAAATTCGGGACAGGCACCAGTTTTCCGAAGGCTCGCAATTTTCACGGACCGGCATCCTCCCCTTGCAGAATTGTCCCTATCTTTATCTGTCTCACTTTGGGGGTGCACTCCAGTAAGGATGCAGTCCATGGAGGAAGGCTAGGGAAATTCGGGACAATCCCGAAAGACAGAAGGTCAGGGCCGGTCAAGGCATCAAGATCGAAGATCTTGGAGGAAAATTATAGCGGCGCCTAGCCTGGCTCGGATTCTTGGTTCCGCGACTCTGCGCCCTCGGCGCCTCGGCGGTAATTACTGATCTCGAAAAGGGTCGTTTACGCGCCAAAAACGCCCCGTCTTAAAAGTTATCCTCTTTGTTAAGAATACTTCGCTTGGTCCGACCCCACTTTTCAAATCCAGAAACGGAAACACGGTCTTGAACTTTGATCTCCTGGCCGTGATAGCAGGTTGGGCCTGGAAATCCGCTTCTCAACTTTGAACTCCTGGCCGCCGTGGCGGGTCGAACTTTGAACTGTCTTTCCCTATTCCCTATCATCTAATACCTATTACCTAACCCCTCCGCGCCCCCCGCGTCTCTGCGGTGAATCATAGATTGCCGGCTGTCTGCGCCTGACCCCAACGCCCCCTGGTTCTTGCCCCTCGACCCGGAACCTTCAAAAAAAATTTCAATTGCTTGAGCCTTTTTTCACTTAGTTCCCGCATTAATAAAAATCCTAGGGTCAGATCGGGACTTTGGACATTCCATGGATCGGCGACCACCCAACCAATCCGAAGCGCATTGATTGATGTATGGGGACAGACACCTGCTCTTAGAGAAATTTGAAGATTGCTTGGATAGAGGTGTCTGTCCCCTTTTCCCAGCAAGAAGACGATCCTGCACTTCCAACCTTCCCCCGAAGCGGAGTTCCCATGGCCAGGCCGCTACGTAATCAGCAAGAAGGGGGATGGTATCACATTATCCGCCGCGGCGGACGGCAGCTGATTTTTCGAGAGACGAGAAAACCAGAAAGATCTGACCGGAACCTCAGCGCCTCGGTGCCTCTGCGGTAAATCCCAAAATGTCGACGGTGCTTGAATGATCCGGAAATGCTCCGCTTCGAAGCGCGATTAAAGAAAGATCCCCCACTGAGGGACCTCCTTGCCCTCGCGAACTCGCAATTGTCCAATGTCCCGATGTGACCCCCCGCTTCGGTCCAGTCTAAATTTTCAATTTTGACACCTTTACAGGAGAACAATTGAAAATTTAGACCTGACCGGAAAATCATGTGGAGGCTGATGAAGGCTCACACGCTCGCCTTAGTCGGCAGCAGACAACTTCCTGGTCTTCTGCTCAATCACCCGAATGCCTGCAGAGTCCTTGTATTCCTCAGGTTGCCGCGCCACATACTCCCCAATAGCTTCGCGGACAATATCGGCCAGAGACCGCCTCTGCTTGAACGCGAGGGTTCGCAAAATATCGTGTTGGGTCGACTCAATTGCGGCAAACAAAGTAACCGGATTATCTAATTTTTTGTCACGCATTGGAAATCTTCTTTCTTTTTAAATTTAAACTCTGTTTAGACTGAGTTCAGGTTTGGAGATCACTCCGAACATGGTTGAGACATGGATTGCATCAGCGCTGATTGGAGAGCTCTCCAGCCTCAGGGTACTAGTCCTTACTTCTGACCACACCTGCTTCAACAGCGAAAAACCGAACATATATGCCCCTTTGCCCAAACCGTACGCAAAGTACTTCTTGTGCGTACGTAATGAACCAATTCCTGTTCTCTTCGTCATCAACTGTGTCGACTTCAAGAATCACTATGTCGTCCTCCATAAGGATTCCGCGATCAACCCAAAAGCCGGTTCTCGTATTTCGGTCATCAAGTAGGCATGCACCAAATCGCTTTATAATTTCCTCGATTGTCTCTTTAAACTTCTCCTGCTCTACGCGCTTTCGTCTCCCCCTTGCATCGGGGTTGTAAAACCTTGGTAAGAGAATCAATACCGCCAATTGGTTTTCTAGCATTCACCTACCTGCCTTGTGGCATACATTAGCTCCCTCCTCAAAATATAATATCATACTAGTATTATAGTCTTATATTGTCAACATAAATTTTATGATATCAATACAAGATAATGATTTCACATTATTTATAAAATCCCAGGGACTTTGGACATTCCCTGGGTCGGCACCCGCCCCGCTGATGCGGAACACATTTATTGATCCTCCCCCAGGCGAACGGAGTATAATGGGCCAGTACCCCCCAGGACGGAGACGATCTACTACTTCAAACCTTCCCCCGAAACGGAGTTCCCACGGCCAGACCGTTACGCATTCAGTGCGAAGGGGGATGGTATCACATTACTTCGAGAGGGAATGAGCGGCAGCTGATTTTTCGTGATGATGAGGATCGGCGAGAATTTATGGGCCGGCTCAGCGAAATGACGGAGCGGTATCGCCTGCGTCTGCATGTCTACACCCTCATGGACAATCATTGGCATGGGCTGCTAGAGACGCTGGAAGCGAACCTCAGCCGCGCCATGCAATGGTTGAATAGTGGGTACAGCAGCTGGTTCAATGGGCGACACCGGCGGGCGGGACACCTCCTGCAAGGGCGGTTCAAAGCCATCATCGTGGAGCCGCAACGCTGGGGGTTGGAACTGAGTCGTTATGTGCACCTCAATCCTATTCGCGTCGAACGCTTCGCCTTGAACAAGCCGAGTCGGCGACGAAATCAAGTGGGAGCAGGGAGGGAACTGGGGATCGCTGTGTGGAGGGATCGCATTGAGTTTTTGAGGAACTACCGGTGGAGTTCCTATCGCGCCTACATTGGCCTGGAGCCGGTGCCCGCATGGTTAAGCACCCACGCGGTGCTGGCGTGGCTGGGGGGAGCGGAGGGGCAGCGCCTGGAGAGGTATCGGGAGTATGTGGAGTCGGCCGCACGGGAGGGCCTGATCCAGATCCCGTGGGACCAGTTGCAGGCGCAGGTGGCGTTGGGGGATGAAGCTTTTGTCCGAGACTTGGCGCTCAAAGCGCAAGGCGATGAGCACGAGCAATCCAGTCTGCGACAGTTGAAGAGAAGACCGGGGTTTGCGGCCGTGGTGGAAGCCGTCGAGCGGATTAAGACCGAAGGATGGGATCAATTCTCCAATCGGCACGGGGACTGGGGGCGAGATATGGTAGTGGCGAAATGGGGCATACCGGGTCACGAAGGAATTATTGAAGAAATGGGGCGGGCTCACGGTCAAGGATGGGTTTATTCAACGGAGCGCCCGTCCGCCCCTTTTCCTTAAACCCAAGAAGTTTTACCGCTGGTTTTTGAGGCAGAATATTAAATTAACACCGAGGAACAACTAATGTCAGATCAAAAAATCATCATTGTTCATCTCCGTCGGCCAAACAAACGTGACCCAAGAGACGATCCTTTCTGGGAATTTGGGAGTTTTGGCATTACCGGATGTCACGACAAGAATCTCTTGAACCCCAAGAAAACCAAAGAACTCATCGGCGTTCGCTTGGCCTTTGCTCAGGGAGGGATGGAAGGCACAAGGTTGGTATTGCTTACCCCACCAATTCGCTCCCTCGAAAAGATTGGTGAAGCTCTCTGGTCTCCAAGGACGATGCCATTTCGTTACAAGGCAGCACCTCTGCTCGTAGACAACGAGGGGCGATCGGATTTTATTCAGCTCAAACGCTTTATTTCTGACACCGCCCGCGATTCTTGCGTAGCCCAATTTGCAAGTAGGTTCCGGTCACGAAGACGCCCGCTCGAATCTTCGATAGCCAACGAATTGATTAAGGTCTATGAGCGCCTCCGCAAAGCGGCGCCTCGAAAAGACATCGCACGAAATTACGTCGACGCACTGCCTGGAAATCACAAGCCTCTATCAATTCGCGAGCGGGAAGAAAAATATGAAGACCTCCGAGAGAGGGTGGGAAGAACTCTGTTCCAGAGTGGTCCTAAAAAACCGAATCGAACCGGCTGTCGCTAAGATCAAAACCAAGCAAAACCAAGGGCCACCAAAACCAAGGGCCAGGTCTATTTATTCTTCAATTGGCAGCTAAGTTGTTGGAAGGCCTGCGCCAGCGTCGCATCGTGCTCCATGCGTTGTCGAAACCGACGGACCGCTCCGGAGATGGACACATAATCCAATCCGCCGACCAAAGCACCGAGTTGTTGGAGCGTCAGTCCGCAATACTCGTAAGCCAGAGACAGCGCCAAGTCTCGCCTCCAGTCCCCGTGACGATTCACGAACGCCTGCCAGCGTTCTCCCTTCCATCGCTCCACGGCGCCGATGACCTACAGGAAATCAGGCCGCTGAGTGAAGCCGAGCAGCTCGCGCTGTTCCCGCTCGTTCCCCTGCACCCGGTCCCGAAGACTATCCACAAACTCCTGGCTTCCCAAAACCACCTGGGCCGCCAGTTGGTCCCAAGGCGTTATTAACGATTCCCAAAAGCTCTGCGCCCTGACGCTCTCTGCGGTGAATAGAATGAGATTCCCGAAATCAGGATCCACCTGAATGGCCTCCGTTCGATGACTTGGAACTTTGAACATTGAACTTTGAACTTCCCTGCTCCTGACCGCGCAACGTGATATGGTACCAGGCCCCCTCCCACTGGATACGCAGTGGCCGAGCCATGGTGACTCCAGTCCGGGGGTGATTGAAAGACGCTGAATGTTGGGGGGGATTACAATTTGATTATACCATTACAAAGTCAGTGCCGTTTGCAATTGAAAAATAAATAGACCTGGCCCCGGGCAATTATGAGCACGAGCAATCCAGTCTGCGACAGTTGAAGAGAAGACCGGGGTTTGCGGCCGTGGTGGAAGCCGTCGAGCGGATTAAGACCGAAGGATGGGATCAATTCTCCAATCGGCACGGGGACTGGGGGCGAGATATGGTCCTCCGCTTCCAAGCGCGATTAAGGAAAGATCCCCAATTAATGGAGCTCCTTGCACTCGCGCACTCGCAATTGTCCAAAGTCCCGATCTGACCCCCGCTTTGTTTAACGAGGCTGACTACGCTTCGGGAAGGTGCCTCTTCCCTGTGGCCTGCGGACTTCGCTGTCTACGCTTCAGAGAGGTTGTTCGGCGACTGCACCGACTGCCTCCTTCCTCCCTGCAAGACTCGCTACGGGTGGCTGGCTAAACCTTTCCCGACCGGGACTCTCACCCGGCAAGCTGACGCCAAGCTTCCTTGGCGCACAGATGTGTGACCCCGGGCAATTCGAACTCACAATTGTCCATAGTCCCGATCTGACCCCGGCTTTCTCCTGGGCAGTCAGCAAGGGCATCCTCCGCTTCCAAGCGCGATTAAAGAAAGATCCCCAATTAATGGAGCTCCTTGCACTCGCGCACTCGCAATTGTCCAAAGTCCCGATCTGACCCCCGCTTTGCAACTTAGCCCACAAATATCCTTAATGCCATCCTTGTCTTATGACGATAAGGGAGGAGTGCTGCAGCCGCTGAAAAGCGAAGTGGCAGCCGTTTAGAAGTGAGGAACTGCACCTCCTTAGACCCCACATCTCCGGCCCTTGTCGAAAAATATGATTGCAAAAATTTTGTGAGGATCTGATAGGAGTATCTGGAGGACCATTGAGGTCAGAAGCTCACGACCCAATCACTTGGACAGACTATTTAATCCCTGGAGAATGTCGATTTGAGATTTATTAATCCGCTCAGATTTAGGGAGAATTTTCGAATGACAACACTTTATTCATATGTGGTGGAGCATGATCGCGGTGATGCTCCGTATCCTTTTGGCGGTTACTGTACTCTTGTGAATTGCAAGTACCGGAAAAAAGGGGCGAAGCGAAAGAATGTGATTGAGCTGGCAGAGGAAGATGACTGGGTGGTAGGTACAGGAGGCGTGAATCTGAGAAAAAGTGCTGGTCACAAAAGATTGGTGTATGCAATGAGGGTGGATAAGAAAATGTCCCTTCGTCAGTACAGTGCTGCGAGGCGGTTTCGGGGGCGGAAGGATAACCATCACAGTAGATCGGAGATCGTCGGTCGGTATGCGCTCATTTCCAAGCATTTCTATTATTTTGGGAGGAGTGCGCCAAAGTTACCGAAGAAGTTCCGGGATTATCCGCTTGAGAAGAAAGGGCCGGCCTTTAGGAATGATTTCAGTCAAGAGTTCATTGAATCCTTTATGAGTTGGCTGAAGCAGACCTACAGAATGGGGATCCACGGGAAGCCTTGCATGCCCAACCATTTTTTTGACTCACGATGTGGAGCGAATGCATGCGGGTAGCAATGGTACGTGTTGGAATCGACGCTGGGGCAGGTGGAATGCAAGGACCGCTGTTCCCTAACGGTTCCTTTGAGTTTGTCCCGATACCGGATCGATGGGGAATTGACGCCCGAACATACGGGAACTTCGAAGGTCGACATGGAAGGCCCCTTATTGAGTACTTCTCCGAACGCCGACAGGCCAAGATGATGAGGCAGTCTATCCATTTGGATCCTGACTTCACGACCTTTACCTACGGAGATCCGACGCCTCCCAAGGCAGGGCTGAGACATCTTCGACGAGGTGATATGCTGATTTTCTACTGTGGACTGGAGGGATGGGATTTCAGATCGGCGCCAGGGCTTTATTTGATGGGCTAT
This Terriglobia bacterium DNA region includes the following protein-coding sequences:
- a CDS encoding BrnT family toxin — encoded protein: MTFEWDPDKAYGNLKKHGISFADAVEVLSDSNAMTIEDLSTEEQRHITLGLDAIGRILIVVYTGRGDRVRIISARKGTARERAQYEERK
- a CDS encoding BrnA antitoxin family protein, which codes for MKKEYDFRKGKRGAVIRTPPGKTRITIRIDNEVIGWFRETVDKQGGGSYQTMINKALHDYIEKCGEPIEETLRRVIREEMRHSA